One Actinomycetota bacterium genomic window, CGGGGGCGATGACGCGGACGCCGTCCGGGAGCCGGTCCACCACGGGCGGGAACTGCGCGTGTGAGGCGGTGATCCCGTGCAGGGCGAGCACGACGTCGGGGCCGGCCCCCCACTGAGCCACGGTCAGGTCCCCACCCCGGACCGGCACCCGCACCACGTCGGCCGCGATCATGCGTCCACCGTCGCGATCTCGAGCTGCTCGGCCTTCGCTCGCAGCACCTTCTTGTCGAACTTGCCCACGGACGTCTTCGGCACCTCGTCGATGAAGGTCCAACGCTCCGGGAGCCACCAGCGGGCGACCCGGGGAGCCAGGAAGTCGCGCAGCTCGGCCGGCGTGACGCTGGCCCCCTCGCGCACGACGACGCAGGCGAGCGGACGCTCCGTCCACCGGTCGTCGGGCACCGCGACCACGGCCGCCTCGACCACGTCCGGGTGGGCCATGAGGTGTCCCTCGAGCTCCACCGACGAGATCCATTCGCCGCCCGACTTGATGACGTCCTTCGAGCGGTCGGTGATCTGGACGTACCCCTTCGGGTCGACGTACCCCACGTCCCCCGTGCGCAGCCAGCCGTCGTGGAACTTCTCGGGGGCCGGGTCGCCGTTGTAGGACGAGGTGACCCATGGACCGCGCACCTCGATCTCGCCCACCGTCTGACCGTCCCACGGGAGGACCTCCCCGTCCGGACCCGTGATCCGGAGCTCGACACCCGCCATCGCCCGGCCGGTGCGGGCGCGCCAGTCGAACTCGGTCCCGGGCTCGGCGGTCTTGGGCGGGAAGGCGAGCGCGGCTATCGGGCTCGTCTCGGTCATCCCCCAGCCCTGGATGATGCGGACGCCGTAGCGCTCCTCGAACCTCTCCATCAGCGCGCGAGGGACGGCCGCCCCGCCGCACATGATCATCCGCAGCGAGGACAGGTCTATGTCGTCGCGGCCCTCGCCGTGGCGGAGCAGGTCGTTCCAGATGGTCGGGACGGCCGCAGCCATGGTCGGACGCTCCCGCGTGATCATCGCCGCCATGTGTTCGGCCTGCATGAACCGGTTCGGGAAGAGCAGGTCGGCGCCGGCCGCCCAGCCCGCGTACGGGAGCCCCCACGCGTTGGCGTGGAACATCGGGACGATCGGGAGCACCCGGTCGGTCTCGGTGATCGCCAGGGCCCCGGCGGCCATCACGCCGAGGGAGTGCAGGAAGGTGGACCGGTGGCTGTAGACGACGCCCTTGGGGTTGCCGGTCGTGCCGCTCGTGTAGCACATGGCGGCCGCCTGCCCCTCCTCCAGGTCGGGCCAGTCGAAGGCGGGGGAGGCGGCTGACAGGACGTCCTCGTAGCGCAGCGTCTCCCGTCCCACCGCGGGCACGTCGCCCTCGCCAACCACGATCAGCCGCTCCACGCAGTCGATGCGGTCGGCGATCGGCTCGAGCAGGGGGCCGCAGGACCCGTCGACGATGATCACCTTGTCCTGCGCGTGCTCGACGATGTACGCGAGCTGCTCGGGGAACAGGCGGATGTTGAGCGTGTGCAGGACGGCTCCCATGCAGGGGACCGCCAGGTACGCCTCGAGGTGCTCCTGGTGGTTCCACGAGAAGGTGGCCACCCGGTCGTCCTGACCCACACCCAGCGCGGTGAGCGCGTTCGCGAGCCGCCCGGCGCGCTCGGCCGCCTCCGCGAACGTCGCTTCGCGGGTGCCGTCGCCGGTCCACGTCCGCACGACGCTGTCGCCGAAGTAGGAGGCGCCGTGGCGGAACAGGTGGGTGATGGTGAGCGGGAAGTCCGGCATCGTGCTGCGCATCGTTCTCCTCCCCTGGCCCCGGTGAACGTCCGTTCACGGATGCTAGGACCGAGGGGGTGTGCGGTCAATGTGGGCTAGCCTGGCCAGATGAGGCGCGCGACGCTCGCTCATGCAGGGGCCGGCGCTGCGGCCCTCATCGTGGGAGTGGGCCTCACCGTGTGGTTCGCCCAGGGCGCCGCGTCGCTCGCGGACCTCAAGGTGGGGGAGCTTGCCGTCGCCGTGGCTATGACCTCGATCGGATGGCTCCTCGCTCATCGCCTGCCGCGCAACGCGATCGGTTGGCTGCTGCTGGCGGCCGGCATCGGCGCCTCCTACATGTACTTCGGGAACCAGACGGACCCCCGGCGCATACCCATCTGGTTCTCCTGGGTCGCCTCGTGGACGTGGATGTTGGGTCCCACCGTCCTGGCTGTCTTCGTGCTGCTCCTGTTCCCCAACGGGAGCCCGCTCTCCCCTAGGTGGAGAGTCGTCGGCTGGCTTGGGGGCATCAGCATCTTCCTAATGGCCGCCACCTCCGCACTGATGCCGTTCGAACAGTCGGGGATGGGAACCGATGTCGAGAACCCCATCGCGCTGCATGGGGCGGCTGATCTCCTGGAGGCGATCTTCATCCCCGCCGCCGCGGTGTTCCTCGCATCGGTCGTGGCGGCAGCTGTCTCGCTCGTCGTCCGGTACC contains:
- a CDS encoding long-chain fatty acid--CoA ligase; protein product: MRSTMPDFPLTITHLFRHGASYFGDSVVRTWTGDGTREATFAEAAERAGRLANALTALGVGQDDRVATFSWNHQEHLEAYLAVPCMGAVLHTLNIRLFPEQLAYIVEHAQDKVIIVDGSCGPLLEPIADRIDCVERLIVVGEGDVPAVGRETLRYEDVLSAASPAFDWPDLEEGQAAAMCYTSGTTGNPKGVVYSHRSTFLHSLGVMAAGALAITETDRVLPIVPMFHANAWGLPYAGWAAGADLLFPNRFMQAEHMAAMITRERPTMAAAVPTIWNDLLRHGEGRDDIDLSSLRMIMCGGAAVPRALMERFEERYGVRIIQGWGMTETSPIAALAFPPKTAEPGTEFDWRARTGRAMAGVELRITGPDGEVLPWDGQTVGEIEVRGPWVTSSYNGDPAPEKFHDGWLRTGDVGYVDPKGYVQITDRSKDVIKSGGEWISSVELEGHLMAHPDVVEAAVVAVPDDRWTERPLACVVVREGASVTPAELRDFLAPRVARWWLPERWTFIDEVPKTSVGKFDKKVLRAKAEQLEIATVDA